TCCACCTGCTCACCGGGGAGGCGCGCTTCGAAGAGGTGGTGCGCCCCTCGCAGGTGCCCGGGCTGGACGTCATCCCGGCCTACAAGGAGATGGCCGAGTTCCCGGTGGCGGTGGCGGCGGACCCCGCGCGCGCGCGCCGGCTCGACGGGGCGCTCGCGCCCGCGCAGGCGGCCGGCTACGACGCGGTGGTCTTCGACGCGCCGCCCTCCCTCGGGCTCACCACGCGCAACATCCTCGTCGCCTCCACCGAGGTGGTGGTGCCGGTGGCGCTCACCTACTTCGCGCTCGACGGCTGCGCCGAGGTGGCCGCCACGGTGCGCGAGGTGGCCGAGGCCGAGGGGCGCCCGGAGCTGCGGGTGACGAAGGTGGTGCCCACGCTGTACCGCAAGACGGCGCTCGCGGGCGCCATCCTCGAGCGGCTCGGGGCCTACTTCCCGGACGCGCTCGCCCGCACGCCGCTGGGCTACAACGTGAAGGTGGACGAGGCCCAGAGCCACGGCCAGACCATCTGGCAGTACGCGCCCACGAGCCGCGGCGCGCAGATGCTCGGCGAGATCGCCGCCGAGATCTACGGCCCTGCGGCGGGCCGGAAGCGCGGCGCGAAGGTCGCGTAGGCGAGGGGCGCGCAGGCGGCCCGCGCTCGCGTGCACGCTTTCCCGGGCGAGCTGCCGCAGACGCTCGCGGCACGCGGCGCCCGGGAGGAGGCGTTACGAACCCTTGCGGCTCTTCTCGAGCTCCTCGAGCTTGCGCTCGAGCTGCTCGAGGCGCTGGGTGAGCCCCTGCATGTCGCGGCCGAGCGCGGGCAGGTTGCCCGTGAGGTTGTCCACCACGTGCTTCACGCGCTCGTCGATGCGCCGCTGCCAGTCCTCGAGTGCGCGCTGGCTCGCCTTGAGCAGCTCCGCGGGGCCGCCGGGGCCTGCGGCCGCGGCGTCCTCCTTCGCGGCGGGGGACGGGGCGGCGCCCGGCTCGTCGCGGCGCAGCAGCTTGTCCAGGCGGCTCTCGGCCTCCTCGCGGATGGAGGCCACGCGCGGGGTGACCTCCTTCTGGATGAAGCCGGTGAGGCTCTCGCCGGGGCGGCGGATGATCTCGCGCAGCACCGCGAGCGGCATCTGGTTCTGCTTCTTCTCCTCCTCGAAGATGATCTGCGCGAGGGTGACCGAGGTGAGGTCCTCCTTGGTGCGGTTGTCCACGATCTGGACCTCCACACCCTCCTTGATCATCCCGGCGATCTCGTCGAGCGTGACGTACCGGCTCTCCACGGTGTCGTAGAGCTTGCGGTTCGTGTAGCGCTTGATGACCTTGGGCTCCCGGGCTGCGGGGGCACCACCGGACTGTTCGAGCTCGCTCATGACTCTCTCCGCCGAATCCGTGCTGGAAGTATGCTCTGGGAACGGCGCTCTCGCGTCGCTGTAGCAGAGGGGGGGTAGGGGAGCAAGCAGCCCGGGAGCGGTTCGCTCCCTGCCGCTGGCCCGCCTATACTCGCCGCCCGGCCAGGGCCCCATGATCGTCCAGTGTGAGCAGTGCCAGACGCGGTTCCGAATCCCCGACGAGAAGGTGACCGACAAGGGGGTCAAGGTCCGCTGCACGCGGTGCCAGCACACCTTCCGGGTGGCGCGCCCCCTCGCGGACGCCCCGGCGGCCAGCCTGGCGAGCGCCGCGCCTGAACGCCCGGCCGACACCTTCGAGGAGCCCACCCGCGTGGCCACCCTCTCCCACGAGGAGCTGGCGAAGCTGGGGCTCCTCTCGCCCGCGCCCGGCGCCGGGCAGGCCGCTGCGCCTGGGGTGGCCCGCGCCGTGGCGCCGCCGCCCCCTGCCGCGCGGCCACCGCCCGTGGCACCGTCCTCCCTCCCGCCTCCCGCCGTGCGGCCCCTCGCACCGGCCCGCTCCGCGGCGCCGCCGGGCGTGGAGCTCGGCGAGCTCGACTTCGACGCCCCGCTGCACGCCGCCGGTGCAGCGTCGCCGCCTCCACGCGCTGCAGCCCCGCAGGCCTCCGTGGCAGCGCCGCCCCCGCCGGCGGCGCGCCCCGCGCCCCCGGAGGGCGGGCGGACGGCGGTCGACGAGGGGCTTCGCCGTGCTGCGAGCGGGACAGCGCCGGCCCCGGCGGCGGCCGTGGCCCTGAGCGCCTCGCAGCTACCTGCCGCGGCGCCCCCGGCCCGGTCGGGCCTGGACAGCGCGGACCTGTTCGGCGGCTTCGGGGACCTCGACCTCGCGGGTGAGCCCGCAGCGCCCGCGGCGGGACACACGCCGGGACAGTCCCTGCTCGGCGACCTCGATGCGCCCGAGGAGCGGGCGTCCACCCCGTCCGCCGCGGACCTGGAGAACGCGCGCGCGCTCTTCGACCTGCCGCGCCGCGAGGTCATCCCGCCGCTGCCCCCGCCGCCCGCGGCCCAGGCGCCGCTCGAGCTCGAGCTCGCGCTGCCTCCTGCGCGCATGGCCCCTGCGCAGGCTCCGGGCGCGGAGCGGGCCCGCTCGGCGGGCGGACCGGAGGAGGCGGCGGACCGCGCGCGCTTCCAGCCGCTGCGCTTCACCGGGACGGTGCTCGGGCTCGCGGGCAACCTCGCGCTCGCGCTGCTCCTGGTGCTCGCCCTGGCTGCGGTGGGGCGTGCGTCGCTTCGCGAGGGTCGGCTCGCGCTCGGAGCGCTCGCTCCGGGGCGGCTGGGCGAGCTGCTCGCGCCTTCCTCCGGGCCGCTCGCGCTGCACGACGTGGGCAACGGCCTCTACGACACCCGCGACGGCCGCGCCGTCTTCTACGTGCGCGGTGAGGTGGAGAACCGCGGCGGGGCGCCGGCGCGGGTGCGCGTGCGCGCGGCGCTCTACGACGGCGACCAGCGGGTGAAGAGTGCCGAGGGGCTCGCCGGACAGGAGCCCGGACCCGAGGCGCTCTACGCCCTCACCAGCGCGGACGACGCGATGGCGCTGCGCATCCGGCTGGATGCGGCCGCACGGGTGCTCGCCCCGGGCGAGCGCGCGCCCTTCACCGTGGTCTTCTTCGAATACCCGCCCCAGCTCGGCGACTACCGGCTGGAGCTCACCCCCGAGCCCGTCGCGCCCTGAGCCCTCCGGGCCAGGCCCCCCTCCCGATGTCCACGCTCGAAGAGGCGAAGAACCTGGCACGCCGGCTCCACGCCTACGGGGGAGGCCCCGAGGTGGTGCGCAAGGCCGCCGCGCGTGAGCTCGCGCGCCGCCCTCCGGACGAGGCGGTGCAGCTGGTGCACGCCCTGCAGCTGCTCGCGCGCGAGGGCTGGGAGCCGGCCACCTGCGTGCTGGGGGCCGCGATGGCGGCGCTGGGCCAGGAGACCGAGAGCCTCCCCGCGCCCGAGGTGCTGGAGCAGAGCGCGGGGGCGCAGGCGCTGCCCGAGGTGACGGTGCTCTTCACCCGGGCTCCGGCGCGCCAGGAGCTGGACCCGCGCGCCGCGGCGAAGGCGGACGCGCGGCTCTTCAGCATGCCGCTCGGCCACCTCAAGCAGCAGGCGCGCCTCACCCGCGACCCGGACGAGCTGGCGCGCCTGGCCACCGCGAGCAACGCGGCCGTGGTGCGCAACGCGCTGATCAACCCGCGCCTCACCGAGGCCCTGGTGGTGCGCATGGCGGCGCGCCGCCCCGCGCGTCCCGAGCCGCTGGTGGAGATCTGGAAGAGCAGCCGCTGGAGCACCCGCCACGCGGTGCGCCGCGCGCTGGTGTTCAACCCCTACCTGCCGCCCGAGGTGGGCGCGAAGATCGTCCCGCTGCTCAACGCCTCGGACCTGGAGGAGCTCGTCGCGGACAACAGCCTGCACGCGGCCCTGCGCGAGCAGGCGCGGCTGCTGCTCGCGCACGCGAGAGCCGGCGGCGCGCGCTAGCGGCGGCGCGGCTCGGTGAACTCGGCGTCCGAGGGCTCCTGGTGCTGGCGCGAGGGCAGGCGCTTGGCGTCCACCAGGTCCTGGCCCTGGCTCGCGCGCTTGAACGAGTAGACGAACTTGCCCACGGCGTTGCCCAGCTGGCCCATCCGCGCCGCGGAGAAGACCACCATCAGGATGAAGCCGATCACGATGATTTCGCCGAGGCCCAGGCCCATGCGGCGCACAGTGCCCCAGCGCCCCGCGGCTGGCAAGCCGCCGCAGGTCCTCCTCTGGACGCCCCGCGCCGCTCCGCCTTGGCCCCGCCCGGCGTCCCTGGGGTAAGGGAGGCCCCATGCTCCTGCTCGCTCACCGCGGTGCCAGCGCCGACGCCCCCGAGAACACCCTGGAAGCCTTCGCGGAGGCCGTGCGCCAGGGCGCAGACGGCGTGGAGCTGGACGCGATGGTGTGCGGCTCGGGCGAGGTGGTGGTGTGCCACGACGAGCGCCTCGAGCGGCTCGCGGGGCTGCCCTGGGAGGTGCGCCGCACGCCGTACTGGAAGCTGCGGGGCGCGGACGTGGGCAGCCGCCTGGGCTTCGCGCCCGCGCGCATCCCGCTGCTCACCGAGGTGCTCGAGCTGCTGCCCGCGCGGATGCTCGTGAACATCGAGCTCAAGTGCGAGCGGGTGGAGGACGACGGCCTGAGCGTGAAGGTGGCCGAGCTGGTGCGCTCGCGCGGGCTCGCCGAGCGCGTGGTGGTCTCCAGCTTCAACGCCCTGTGCCTCGTGCGCCTCGCGCAGGCCGCGCCGGAGCTGCGCCGCGGCTACCTCATCGATCCGGACAAGCGCTGGTGGCCCCAGGCCTGGGGGCTCGCGCCGCTGGTCTCGAGCCACTCGGTGCACCCCTTCGCGAGCGCGTGCACGCCCGCGCGCATGCGCGTGTGGCGCGAGGCCGGGCTGGAGGTGGCCGCGTGGACGGTGGACGACCCGGCGGAAGGCGAGCGGCTGCGCACGCTGGGCGTGCGCTACCTCATCACCAACCGCCCCGGCGCGATGCGGGCAAGCCTCGGTTAGAAGTCCAGCCCCAGCGTGGTGTTGAAGGTGAGTACCCCGGGCACCGAGCGGCTCTCGGTGCCCACGCCGGTGGCCACGCTGCCCACCTGCGTGAAGGAGACCTCCGCGCCCAGCTGCAGCACGCCGCCGATGAAGCGCGCGCCGCCGTAGATGCGCGGCATGAGGTGGTCCGTGAGCCCGATGGGCGCGTAGCTCGCGCGGTCCGCGAGCGCCGCGTCCGGGCCCAGCGTGTCACCGCCGGGCCGATCCGGGCGGAAGTTCACGTTGTTCGCGCTGGCGGCGACGCCCATCAGATCCAACCCGCCGTAGGGCGTGAGGGTGACCATGCCCCCGATGGGGAACTGCTTGCCCACGCCCACGTCCAGGCCGCCCGTGGTGAGGCTGAAGTCGCGGTTGCCCAGCAGGCGGGTCGCGTGCAGGCGCGCGCCCACGTCCGGCAGGTAGGTGAAGCCCTCGGTGATCGCCACCTTCACCTCGCCGGTGAAGGCCGCCATGCCGCTCTTCTCCACCCAGGTGCTGCGCGCGCCCAGCTCCACCGAGAAGGGCAGGCCCTTGCGCACGTGGAGGCTGGGCATGAGCACGGTGGTGGGCGAGCGGCCCTCGGTGGGCAGCGGCGTGGACGAGGAGATGCGCGCCACGGTGAGCTCGCCGTTCACGCTGAAGCCCGCGTGCCCGAGCGTCTCGGGGGGCATCAGGTTCACCGAGCTAAGGGCCGCGCCGAAGGTGCGCGCGAAGGCCTGGAAGTCGCCGTTGGCGCTCGGCTCGGTGGCCGGGTTGCCCAGCTTGTAGATGCGCAGGTCGTTGGGGTCCGCGTGCGCGCTGGCGGCGCCCCCCAGCAGGGCGGCGAGCGCCACCGCGCGGCTCAACCTGGCAACTCTCACGTGGGGCCTCCCTGCGCTCTCGCGCGCCCGCGCGACTGCGCGCGAAGAGGGGCGGCAGACGCGCGGGCACGCTAGCGTGCGCCGGAAAAGGGTGTCAACGAAACGGGCGGCCCGCCCGCGGGAAGCCTTCCCCGCGCACGGACCGCCCGGTCTTCGGATGCGCGCTGGGGCGCGCGGCTACTGGCGCGGCGCCGGCGCCTTGGCACCCGGCGCGGCGAGCTTCTCGGCCACGGCGGGGGCCCGGCGGCGGATGACGAGCGTCTTGCGGCTGGCGAACTCCGGATCCTCGCGGGCGACCACGAGCACGCTGTTGTTGCCCTCCTTCAGCGGGAACTCGGTGCTGAACTTCAGCTGGTGCGGGTCCGCCTTCGGATCCACGCCCTTGAAGAACACCTTCTGGTCGTTCACCAGCACGTACATGTCGAGCAGGCCCGTGGGGTCGCTCACCGTGCCGGTGAGGGTGAAGCGCTCACCCTCGGCCACCACGCCGCCGTTGGCCGGGTTCACGTTGAGCTGGATCTCGGGGGGCGCGCGGAAGGTGTTCCAGGCGAGCTCCTTCGGGGCCACGGGGCGGGCGCCGCGCACGTCGCGCGCGTCCTGGGGGCGCACGAAGGCGGTGCGGTCCTTGTCCAGCTGCACCTTGTAGAAGCCGCCGGCCTGGGCCTCGAGCGCGAGCGTGCCGCCGCGCGGGAGGCGGGCCACCGCGGGGCTGCCGGCCACCGGGGCGCCGAACAGCTCCGCCTTGTCGTTGATGCGAACGGCGCCCTTCTTGGGCTCCACCTGGGCCACGGCCGCGTCCTTCACCGGCAGCTGCAGCTTCTCGGTGACGAACTCCTCGAGCGGCTCGTCGATGATGGCGAGCTTGAGCACCGCCTCCTGGGCGCTGAACCCCTTCTTCACGTCGAAGGTGAAGCGGGCGCTCTTGGTCTGGCCGGGGGCGAGCTCGCCGAGCTTGAAGCGGCCCTTCTCGATGAAGAGGTTCGTGTCCCCGCCGTTCTTGATCTGGGCGAAGGAGTCCAGCGCGGGCCCCGTGCCGGTGTTGGTCACGTCCAGCACCAGGGTCGCGTCCTCCCCGCGCTGCAGCACGCCGTCGCCGTTGCAGGCCTGGCAGTCATCGAGCACCTGCCAGTTGAAGGCGAAGGTGGGCCGGGGGAGCTCCGCGAAGTTCATCTCGGTGGCCACGCGCTCGGGCAGCGGGCCCGAGTCGTCGGTGAGGGTGAGCTTCACCTCGTCGCGGCGGCTGGTGAGATCCTTGGGCAGGCGCACCTGCACGTCCCACGTCTTCTTCTCGCCCGGGCCGATGGCGCCGAACACGAACTCGCGCCCGTTGAGGAAGGCGTTCTCGCTGTCCGTCCAGCCACGCACCCGCTTGAGGGGCTCGCTGCCGCGGTTCTCCACCGTGACCTTCATGTCCAGCAGGTCCCCGGCGGTGACGCGGGTGTCCGGGCCGGGGCTGAGGGTGGCCACCAGCTGCGGGTTCTTCGGGGTGGGACCGGCGCTCCAGTCCACGCCGAGCGCCGCGATGGCGGTGTTGATGCGGCCCTCCTCCTCCTGGCGCTTCTGCTCCACGAAGGTCTTGCCCTTCTCGAGCATCTTCTGGCGGTTGCCGCTGCCGGGCGTGTGCAGGACGAAGTCGCGCGCGAAGAGCACGTCGAAGTCCTCCTTGATCGCGTCCTGGCTCTCGGCGTCCAGCTGGTCGTCGAGGTCCTCGCTCTGGCCGGCCACGTCCACGTCCAGCAGCGGATCCTTGCTGCCGCCGCGCGCGGCGCTCGCCTTGTCGTCCTTCTCGAGCTTCGCCGCCTTGGCGGGCTTGCCCTCCTCGGTGTGCTGGGCCTTGGCGCTCGCGTCCTTCCCGGCCTCGTCCACCTTGAGGTACTTGAGCGAGAAGAGGCTCTTCTCGCGGCCGATCACGTCCTCGCGCTTCTTGGCGACCGGGCCGTTGGCGCTGTTGCCGAAGTGCTGGTCGAGGTCCGCCTCGCCCATGCTCTTGCGCGGAGCGAACACGTTCACCCGCTCCGCCGTCACGCGCGTGGGGACGAGCGCGATGTCCGGCACGATCCCCACCTCCTGGATGGAGATGTCACCGGGGGTGAGGTACTTGGCGATGGTGAGCTTGAGCGCGCTGTCGTCCGGGAAGTCGTAGAGGACCTGCACGCTGCCCTTGCCGAAGCTCTGCCGGCCGATGATGACCGCGCGGTTGAGGTTCTTGAGCGCGCCGGCCACGATCTCGGAGGCCGAAGCGCTGCCCTCGTTGATCAGCACCGCGATGGGGTAGCTCTCCTCGCCCTCGGTGGCGCGCGCGCGCTTCTCCTCGCGCAGCTTGTCCGAGAGGCCCACGGTGGAGACGATCACGCCGCTGGACACGAAGGTGTCCGAGACCTGGATGGCCTGCTCGAGCAGGCCGCCGGGGTTGCCGCGCAGGTCCAGCACCAGGCCCTTCATGCCGCCCTTGGGGGCCGCCTGCCGGCGCATCTCGCCGAGCGCCGCCTCGAGGTCGCGCGTGGTGTTGCCCTGGAAGTTCTTGAGCCGCACGTAGCCCACGTTCTCGGCGAGCAGCTTCGACTGCACGCTCTCGATGGAGATCATCGCGCGCGCGAGGCTCATCGCCTTGGGCTTCTCCCAGCCCTTGCGGTCCACGCTGATGCTCACCTTGCTGTCCACGGGGCCGCGCAGCTTGGAGACCGCCTCGTTGAGGTCCATGTTCACCGTGGACTCGTCACCGATGGTCTTGATCTGGTCGTCCTTCTGGATGCCCGCGCGCGCCGCCGGCGTCTTGGGCAGCACCTTGACCACGGTGAGGTTGCCCTCGCGCATCTGGATGACGAAGCCCAGGCCGCCGAACTCGCCCTTGGTGGACATCTTCATCTCCCGGTACAGCTCCGGGCGCAGCAGCACCGAGTGCGGGTCCAGCGTGCTGAGCATGCCGTTCACCGCCGCGTACTCGATGTCGCGCGTGTCCTCGGTGGGGCGGATGTTCTTGCTGATGAAGTCGAAGACGTCCTTGAGCTGGAAGGACATCTTCCAGAGCGAGTCCACGTGGCTGATGTCGAACTCGCGCGTCTTGCCGTTCACGTTGAGCTTGAGCTTGCCGGTCTCGGCGCTGCCCTCGACGAGCACCTCGGGCACGCTCTTCTCCACGTACTCGAGCGAGGCGATCATCATCTCCTTGGGCTTCACCCGCTTCGGATCGACGTAGTTGTCCTTCACGTAGAGGATGACCTTCGTGAAGATCCGCAGGCTGGAGAGGTCGTGCGGGGGCTTCTCGCCCTTGGAGTTGAGCGAGCCGTCCCAGCCGCTCTGGCGGGCCTCCGCCACCCCGAGGGTCAAGGGCAGCGGGGCACGGTCACTTCCGACGAGGGCCCAGGCACCCAACAGCACGGCGATGGCGGCAATCCGGCGAAGCATTCGCGGCATGGTCTATCCGAGGTGGGACACCGGCGGGTGCCCCGGGGTGATGCGGGAAAAGGCCTGCGAAACCAGGCTGTTGGGAGAGAGTGAAGGGGCCGGGCGCAGCCGCGCAAGCGTAATCACGGGCGTCAGGTGCTTCAAGGCATTGCCGTCAGGGAACACGCACAACCCCCGCACAACCGTTCGGCATCCGGAACCGTTCCCCACCCTCTGCGCGCGGCCCTGGCGCAGCGGGCGGGCCCTGCCGGCGCCCGTGAACTCCAGAGAGGGGGACACCTGGCGCGCGCGTTTATTTCAACGCGCTCCGGTCAGCGCGCTCCGGGGCCGGGCGGCGGGGGCAGGGCGCCCGCCGCGCGCAGGCCGCGAAAGAGCAGGGTGCCCCCCACGATGGCGAGCGGCAGGAAGAGGGTGTTGAGCACCGGTACCCACAGGATCACGTACACCGCCGCACCGAAGCCCAGGCCCAGCAGGCGGCGGCGGCGCAGCACCGCGCGCACCTCGCGGAAGGGGTACAGGTGGCGCGCCATGGGCCCTCCGAGGTACTCGGCCGCCATCCAGTACATGCTCCAGAGGCTGGCGAGCGCGGTGAACGCCACGCTGCCCGCGCCGGGCACCAGGTTGAGCGGGAGCAGCAGCGCGAGCCCGGCGAGCAGCAGCGCCACCCGGGCGAGCGTGTAGCCGAGCCCCACCCCGATGCCCCGCAGGACCGCGCCCGGCCGGAAGGGGGGCGCCTCGAAGTCGCCGCACAGCTGCTCGGTCGCCTCGGAGAGCGGGTCCTCGAGCGGGACGAGCAGGAGCACCGGCACGGTGTTCGCCCCCACCACCAGGAGCAGCAGGAACAGCAGCAGCCGCAGCAGCTCCCAGAGCGTGGCGCCCAGCCAGGCGTCGGGCCGCCCCCAGGCCCAGCCCAGGAGCCCCGCCGAGGCCCCCCACAGCCCCAGCGCGAGCAGCACCAGGCTCACCAGGGTCACCAGGGCACACACCGCCGCGAGCCGGCGCAGGCGGGGCGAGCCCAGGATCAGCCCCAGCGCCTGGAAGGGCAGGGCGAGCCCCTGGAAGAAGTCCGCGACCGAGGCGCGGGGGCGGAAGGTGGGGACGATGGAGGGTCGGGGAAGGGGGCTGGGCATTGCTTTGGACAGGGCCGGCGCAAATGACAGCGGGGCGCAGGGGCCCCGTTATATAGCGCGCCCCATGTCCCTGGACCTGCAGCGCGCCGAGGCCGCGCCCATCACCTCCATCGAGCCGCTCGTCGAGGGCCTGCGCTCGGCCGAGAAGCCCCGCGCCCAGCACCGGCTGGGGCTCGAGCACGAGAAGTTCGTCTACCCGCTGCCGGGCAACGCCCTGCTGCCGCCGACGGCGGTGCCCTACGAGGGGCCCAGCGGCATCGGCGCCCTGCTCGAGCGGATGGCGGCTTCCGGGGGCTACACCCCCTTCCGCGAGACCCCCACCTCGCCCACCATCGCGCTGCAGCGCGGGATGCTCACCGTGTCGCTCGAGCCGGGCGGCCAGCTGGAGCTGTCGGGCAGCCCCTGGGCCACCGCGCGCGAGGCGCACGCGGAGAACCTGGTGCACCTGGCCGAGGCGCGCGCCGCCGCAGCCCCCCTGGGCCTGGGGCTCGTGGCGCTGGGCTACCGCCCGGTGGACCGCGTCCCGCAGATGCCGTGGATGCCCAAGAGCCGCTACCAGGTGATGCGCCGCACGCTGGGCGCGCGCGGGGCGCTCGCGCTCAACATGATGCTGATGACCTCCACGGGTCAGGTCTCGCTGGACTGGGAGAGCGAGGAGGACTGCGTGCGCAAGACCGTCACCACCGCGCGGCTCACCCCGCTGCTGGTGGCGCTCTACGCGAACAGCCCCATCGTGGAGGGCCAGGACACGGGGCTCGCCTCCTTCCGCAGCAAGGTGTGGACGCAGGTGGACGACGCGCGCTGCGGCTACCTGCGCAGCTGGTTCGACGGCTCCTTCTCCTACCGCGCGTACGTGGAGTGGGCGCTGGATGCGCCCCTGCTCTTCCTGCGCCGGCGCGGCGAGTACCTCTACCCCAAGCTCACCTTCCGCCAGCTGCTGAAGGAGGGCTACGAGGGGGCCCCCGCGGACCTCGCGGACTGGACGGACCACCTGTCCACGCTGTTCCCCGAGGTGCGGCTGAAGAAGGTGATGGAGGTGCGCGGCGCGGACTGCGTCAGCGCGGAGCTCACCGGCGCGCTGCCCGCGCTCTGGCGCGGCCTGCTCTACGAGCCCACGGCGCTCGCCGAGGCCGAGGCCCTGCTGCCCGCGCTCAGCTTCGAGGAGCACCTGGAGTTCCACGCCACCGCGCGCACCCAGGGCCTGCGCGGCCTCCTGCGTGGCCAGCCGCTGTTCCGGCTCGCCGGCGAGATGGTGGGCATCGCGCAGCGCGGCCTGGAGCGCCTGGATCCGCAGGACGCGCCCTTGCTCGCGCCGCTCGCGGAGGTGGCCCGCAGCGGGCGCTCTCCCGCGGACGCGGTGCGCGAGGCGTGGGCGCAGGACCCGCGCCCCGAGACGCTCTACGCGCGCTTCGCGCTCTAGCTAGCGGCCGAACAGCTTCTTGATGCCGGTGAGCAGGCCCTGGGGGCGCTGCGGCTCCTCGGCGAGCGGTGCGCCCAGCGGCGAGCGCGCGATGAGCTCGGCGCGCGCCACGTCTCCCGGGTCGCGCGCG
This genomic interval from Aggregicoccus sp. 17bor-14 contains the following:
- a CDS encoding EI24 domain-containing protein; this encodes MPSPLPRPSIVPTFRPRASVADFFQGLALPFQALGLILGSPRLRRLAAVCALVTLVSLVLLALGLWGASAGLLGWAWGRPDAWLGATLWELLRLLLFLLLLVVGANTVPVLLLVPLEDPLSEATEQLCGDFEAPPFRPGAVLRGIGVGLGYTLARVALLLAGLALLLPLNLVPGAGSVAFTALASLWSMYWMAAEYLGGPMARHLYPFREVRAVLRRRRLLGLGFGAAVYVILWVPVLNTLFLPLAIVGGTLLFRGLRAAGALPPPPGPGAR
- a CDS encoding twin-arginine translocase TatA/TatE family subunit, which codes for MGLGLGEIIVIGFILMVVFSAARMGQLGNAVGKFVYSFKRASQGQDLVDAKRLPSRQHQEPSDAEFTEPRRR
- a CDS encoding glutamate--cysteine ligase; amino-acid sequence: MSLDLQRAEAAPITSIEPLVEGLRSAEKPRAQHRLGLEHEKFVYPLPGNALLPPTAVPYEGPSGIGALLERMAASGGYTPFRETPTSPTIALQRGMLTVSLEPGGQLELSGSPWATAREAHAENLVHLAEARAAAAPLGLGLVALGYRPVDRVPQMPWMPKSRYQVMRRTLGARGALALNMMLMTSTGQVSLDWESEEDCVRKTVTTARLTPLLVALYANSPIVEGQDTGLASFRSKVWTQVDDARCGYLRSWFDGSFSYRAYVEWALDAPLLFLRRRGEYLYPKLTFRQLLKEGYEGAPADLADWTDHLSTLFPEVRLKKVMEVRGADCVSAELTGALPALWRGLLYEPTALAEAEALLPALSFEEHLEFHATARTQGLRGLLRGQPLFRLAGEMVGIAQRGLERLDPQDAPLLAPLAEVARSGRSPADAVREAWAQDPRPETLYARFAL
- a CDS encoding MXAN_5808 family serine peptidase — encoded protein: MPRMLRRIAAIAVLLGAWALVGSDRAPLPLTLGVAEARQSGWDGSLNSKGEKPPHDLSSLRIFTKVILYVKDNYVDPKRVKPKEMMIASLEYVEKSVPEVLVEGSAETGKLKLNVNGKTREFDISHVDSLWKMSFQLKDVFDFISKNIRPTEDTRDIEYAAVNGMLSTLDPHSVLLRPELYREMKMSTKGEFGGLGFVIQMREGNLTVVKVLPKTPAARAGIQKDDQIKTIGDESTVNMDLNEAVSKLRGPVDSKVSISVDRKGWEKPKAMSLARAMISIESVQSKLLAENVGYVRLKNFQGNTTRDLEAALGEMRRQAAPKGGMKGLVLDLRGNPGGLLEQAIQVSDTFVSSGVIVSTVGLSDKLREEKRARATEGEESYPIAVLINEGSASASEIVAGALKNLNRAVIIGRQSFGKGSVQVLYDFPDDSALKLTIAKYLTPGDISIQEVGIVPDIALVPTRVTAERVNVFAPRKSMGEADLDQHFGNSANGPVAKKREDVIGREKSLFSLKYLKVDEAGKDASAKAQHTEEGKPAKAAKLEKDDKASAARGGSKDPLLDVDVAGQSEDLDDQLDAESQDAIKEDFDVLFARDFVLHTPGSGNRQKMLEKGKTFVEQKRQEEEGRINTAIAALGVDWSAGPTPKNPQLVATLSPGPDTRVTAGDLLDMKVTVENRGSEPLKRVRGWTDSENAFLNGREFVFGAIGPGEKKTWDVQVRLPKDLTSRRDEVKLTLTDDSGPLPERVATEMNFAELPRPTFAFNWQVLDDCQACNGDGVLQRGEDATLVLDVTNTGTGPALDSFAQIKNGGDTNLFIEKGRFKLGELAPGQTKSARFTFDVKKGFSAQEAVLKLAIIDEPLEEFVTEKLQLPVKDAAVAQVEPKKGAVRINDKAELFGAPVAGSPAVARLPRGGTLALEAQAGGFYKVQLDKDRTAFVRPQDARDVRGARPVAPKELAWNTFRAPPEIQLNVNPANGGVVAEGERFTLTGTVSDPTGLLDMYVLVNDQKVFFKGVDPKADPHQLKFSTEFPLKEGNNSVLVVAREDPEFASRKTLVIRRRAPAVAEKLAAPGAKAPAPRQ
- a CDS encoding glycerophosphodiester phosphodiesterase family protein; its protein translation is MLLLAHRGASADAPENTLEAFAEAVRQGADGVELDAMVCGSGEVVVCHDERLERLAGLPWEVRRTPYWKLRGADVGSRLGFAPARIPLLTEVLELLPARMLVNIELKCERVEDDGLSVKVAELVRSRGLAERVVVSSFNALCLVRLAQAAPELRRGYLIDPDKRWWPQAWGLAPLVSSHSVHPFASACTPARMRVWREAGLEVAAWTVDDPAEGERLRTLGVRYLITNRPGAMRASLG
- a CDS encoding polyhydroxyalkanoate synthesis regulator DNA-binding domain-containing protein, translated to MSELEQSGGAPAAREPKVIKRYTNRKLYDTVESRYVTLDEIAGMIKEGVEVQIVDNRTKEDLTSVTLAQIIFEEEKKQNQMPLAVLREIIRRPGESLTGFIQKEVTPRVASIREEAESRLDKLLRRDEPGAAPSPAAKEDAAAAGPGGPAELLKASQRALEDWQRRIDERVKHVVDNLTGNLPALGRDMQGLTQRLEQLERKLEELEKSRKGS
- a CDS encoding ParA family protein, whose protein sequence is MRRIAFINEKGGTGKTTLAVNTAAWLAQQRRLRVLLVDLDTQGHAGKSLGLDVRSLRPNVFHLLTGEARFEEVVRPSQVPGLDVIPAYKEMAEFPVAVAADPARARRLDGALAPAQAAGYDAVVFDAPPSLGLTTRNILVASTEVVVPVALTYFALDGCAEVAATVREVAEAEGRPELRVTKVVPTLYRKTALAGAILERLGAYFPDALARTPLGYNVKVDEAQSHGQTIWQYAPTSRGAQMLGEIAAEIYGPAAGRKRGAKVA